One window from the genome of Halostella litorea encodes:
- the dapB gene encoding 4-hydroxy-tetrahydrodipicolinate reductase, whose translation MTVRLAVTGATGRMGRELIAEAADRDDVSVVLAVNRDPDVEAVDGVAVEDAADFGDLLAAREAEAVVDFTGPESSVAYVEAAADAGVPAVVGTTGFDDGQLDALREASEAVPVLKAANFARGVQALLDVVGDAVANLPGYDVELVETHHNAKRDAPSGTAKSILREVEDARGVGDDRRVHGREGEAPREDGDIGVHALRAGDVTGEHEVLVAGNHEEVRLTHRAESRGVFAAGAVDAAAWLSQQESGWYDFGDVLEGPQ comes from the coding sequence GTGACGGTCCGGCTGGCCGTCACCGGCGCGACCGGCCGCATGGGCCGGGAGCTTATCGCGGAGGCGGCCGACCGCGACGACGTCTCGGTCGTTCTGGCGGTCAACCGCGACCCGGACGTCGAGGCGGTCGACGGCGTCGCGGTCGAGGACGCGGCCGACTTCGGCGACCTCCTGGCGGCCCGCGAGGCCGAGGCGGTCGTCGACTTCACCGGCCCGGAGTCGAGCGTGGCGTACGTCGAGGCGGCCGCCGACGCCGGCGTCCCCGCCGTCGTCGGCACGACCGGCTTCGACGACGGCCAACTGGACGCGCTCCGGGAAGCCAGCGAGGCCGTGCCGGTGCTGAAGGCGGCGAACTTCGCCCGCGGCGTCCAGGCGCTGCTGGACGTGGTCGGCGACGCCGTGGCGAACCTGCCGGGGTACGACGTGGAACTCGTCGAGACCCACCACAACGCGAAGCGGGACGCGCCGAGCGGCACCGCGAAGTCGATCCTGCGGGAGGTCGAGGACGCCCGCGGGGTCGGCGACGACCGCCGCGTCCACGGCCGCGAGGGCGAGGCACCGCGCGAGGACGGCGATATCGGCGTCCACGCGCTCCGGGCCGGCGACGTGACCGGCGAGCACGAGGTGCTGGTCGCCGGCAACCACGAGGAGGTGCGGCTCACCCACCGCGCCGAGAGCCGCGGCGTGTTCGCGGCGGGCGCGGTCGACGCCGCGGCCTGGCTATCGCAACAGGAATCAGGGTGGTACGACTTCGGTGACGTACTGGAGGGACCCCAATGA
- the dapA gene encoding 4-hydroxy-tetrahydrodipicolinate synthase, with the protein MTHDIDFSGVFPALTTPFDADERIDFDQLRENARYLESAGVDGVVPVGSTGESATLTHDEHVEVVEAVVDAVDDVPVVAGTGSNNTREALELSERAADAGADALLLISPYYNKPEQRGLVEHYRTVADAVDLPQIVYNVPSRTGRNIDPDTAVEFAAHENVAGFKAASGDLGQISEIVERTRDEDFAVLSGDDPLTVPMISVGATGTISVVANVEPERTCAMVGAALAGDFERARGIHHELGDLTRALFVETNPIPVKEAMSIRGRGSPELRSPLTRLDEAHRERLRAVLADLDGEAADAGAEVEP; encoded by the coding sequence AGCTACGCGAGAACGCCCGGTACCTCGAATCGGCGGGCGTCGACGGGGTCGTCCCCGTCGGCTCCACCGGCGAGAGCGCGACCCTGACCCACGACGAGCACGTCGAGGTCGTCGAGGCGGTCGTCGACGCCGTCGACGACGTGCCGGTGGTCGCCGGCACCGGGAGCAACAACACCCGCGAGGCGCTCGAACTCTCCGAGCGCGCCGCCGACGCAGGGGCCGACGCGCTCCTGCTCATCTCGCCGTACTACAACAAGCCAGAGCAGCGCGGGCTGGTCGAGCACTACCGCACCGTCGCGGACGCCGTCGACCTGCCCCAGATCGTCTACAACGTCCCGTCGCGCACGGGGCGGAACATCGACCCCGACACCGCGGTCGAATTCGCCGCCCACGAGAACGTCGCGGGCTTCAAGGCCGCCAGCGGCGACCTGGGTCAGATATCCGAGATAGTCGAGCGGACGCGCGACGAGGACTTCGCCGTCCTCTCGGGCGACGACCCGCTCACCGTCCCGATGATCTCGGTCGGCGCGACCGGCACAATCAGCGTCGTCGCCAACGTCGAACCGGAGCGCACCTGCGCGATGGTCGGCGCGGCGCTGGCGGGCGACTTCGAACGCGCCCGCGGGATCCACCACGAACTCGGCGACCTGACCCGCGCGCTGTTCGTCGAGACCAACCCCATCCCGGTGAAGGAGGCCATGTCGATCCGCGGCCGCGGCTCGCCGGAACTCCGCTCGCCGCTCACGCGCCTCGACGAGGCGCACCGCGAGCGCCTCCGGGCCGTGCTCGCGGACCTCGACGGCGAGGCCGCCGACGCCGGGGCGGAGGTCGAGCCGTGA
- a CDS encoding 2,3,4,5-tetrahydropyridine-2,6-dicarboxylate N-succinyltransferase produces the protein MSQSTLAAEIEDLWQRYENDEIDAGTAGADAADTLEAFLDALEAGEVRAAEKRGGEWEANAWVKRGILLNFGLRETEPREYGDVRYHDVLPLRDTADLGERGTRNTPDGTTVRRGAYLGADCIMMSPSFVNVGAHVGDGTLVDSADTVGSCAQIGANVKLGANTLIGGVLEPVEDAPVVVEDDVSLGAGCRVTSGFVVGEGSVVGENTLLTPRIPVYDLVEEEVIYGELPPERRAFTRFVESSIGEHDLFEGGAYKPAVVATSLEQETLEAAAKEDALRE, from the coding sequence ATGAGTCAGTCGACGCTTGCAGCCGAGATAGAGGACCTGTGGCAGCGCTACGAGAACGACGAGATAGACGCCGGGACGGCCGGCGCGGACGCCGCCGACACGCTGGAGGCGTTCCTCGACGCGCTGGAGGCCGGCGAGGTGCGGGCGGCCGAGAAGCGCGGCGGGGAGTGGGAGGCGAACGCGTGGGTCAAGCGCGGCATCCTGCTCAACTTCGGCCTGCGGGAGACGGAGCCACGGGAGTACGGCGACGTGCGCTACCACGACGTGCTCCCCCTGCGCGACACCGCCGACCTCGGCGAGCGCGGCACGCGCAACACGCCGGACGGCACGACGGTCCGTCGCGGCGCGTACCTCGGCGCGGACTGCATCATGATGAGCCCGAGCTTCGTCAACGTCGGCGCGCACGTCGGTGACGGCACCCTCGTCGACTCCGCGGACACGGTCGGCTCCTGTGCCCAGATCGGCGCGAACGTGAAGCTCGGCGCGAACACGCTGATCGGCGGCGTCCTCGAACCCGTCGAGGACGCGCCGGTGGTCGTCGAGGACGACGTGTCGCTGGGCGCGGGCTGTCGGGTCACCAGCGGCTTCGTCGTCGGCGAGGGCAGCGTCGTCGGCGAGAACACGCTGCTGACCCCCCGGATCCCGGTCTACGACCTCGTCGAGGAGGAAGTGATCTACGGCGAACTGCCGCCCGAGCGCCGTGCGTTCACCCGCTTCGTCGAGTCGTCGATCGGCGAGCACGACCTGTTCGAGGGCGGCGCGTACAAGCCGGCCGTCGTCGCGACGAGCTTAGAGCAGGAGACCCTGGAGGCGGCGGCCAAGGAGGACGCCCTGCGGGAATGA